In Macrobrachium rosenbergii isolate ZJJX-2024 chromosome 16, ASM4041242v1, whole genome shotgun sequence, a single genomic region encodes these proteins:
- the LOC136846961 gene encoding KRAB-A domain-containing protein 2-like: protein MDQAAFELKLRQTLEGKAENAVIQPTIQRDQRIQYLLRINSYGAQSTFDYNLKKRYEVLHVGNADRLIRRRKDPNEHEFKFVASLEEVFGIVKTAHEAIGHGGGKKTIAEVKKKWSNITQEVFYLYISFCEHCHQKKARKIPKGLVVKPVRSHDIHSRCQIDLINFQTLPDGDFKYIMTYVNHFSKFCVLRPLTSKRAEEVAANLLDIFLTFGAPAILQSDNRREFVYAIIAELSGLWPELKLVTGRPRQPQSQGAVERLNGVIQDKLTIWMRENNSRRWSVGLKFVQWQVNISHHETTGHSPFKVTSGQDPQVGLGSSILPSTALCNIFTEEDLESFLEAETGVEAEAETGAEAETGAEAETGAEAEDRGRGRSRDRGRGRSRDRGRGRSRDRGRNSSYKFPKDPCFS from the coding sequence ATGGATCAAGCTGCCTTTGAACTTAAGCTGCGTCAAACACTGGAAGGCAAGGCTGAGAATGCTGTCATCCAGCCCACCATCCAGCGTGATCAGCGGATACAGTATTTGTTAAGAATTAATTCTTATGGAGCCCAATCTACATTTGACTATAACCTCAAGAAACGTTATGAAGTCCTGCATGTTGGCAATGCTGACCGACTAATTCGCAGGAGAAAAGATCCAAATGAACATGAATTCAAGTTTGTTGCATCTCTAGAAGAAGTGTTTGGTATTGTTAAAACAGCCCATGAAGCTATTGGCCATGGAGGTGGTAAAAAAACAATTGcggaagtgaaaaagaaatggtCAAACATCACACAAGAAGTATTCTACCTCTACATTTCATTCTGTGAGCACTGCCATCaaaagaaagccagaaaaatTCCAAAGGGTTTGGTAGTAAAACCAGTACGCAGTCATGATATCCATTCAAGATGCCAGATAGatcttataaattttcaaacattacCTGATGGAGACTTCAAGTACATCATGACATATGTAAATCATTTCAGCAAATTTTGTGTGTTGCGTCCACTTACATCAAAAAGAGCAGAAGAGGTCGCAGCGAATCTTCTAGATATATTTCTGACATTTGGAGCACCTGCTATTTTACAGTCCGACAACAGACGGGAGTTTGTCTATGCCATCATCGCCGAGCTTTCAGGGCTATGGCCAGAGCTGAAGCTGGTGACTGGACGTCCACGTCAGCCTCAAAGCCAAGGCGCTGTTGAACGTCTAAATGGAGTGATCCAGGACAAACTGACCATTTGGATGAGGGAAAACAACAGCAGAAGGTGGTCAGTAGGTCTCAAGTTTGTTCAGTGGCAAGTTAATATCAGCCATCACGAAACAACTGGCCACAGCCCATTCAAAGTTACATCTGGACAAGATCCGCAGGTTGGATTAGGATCATCTATCCTGCCAAGTACAgctctttgtaatatatttaccgAGGAAGATCTTGAGTCATTTCTGGAAGCAGAGACAGGGGTAGAGGCAGAAGCAGAGACAGGGGCAGAGGCAGAGACAGGGGCAGAGGCAGAGACAGGGGCAGAGGCAGAAGACAGGGGCAGAGGCAGAAGCAGAGACAGGGGCAGAGGCAGAAGCAGAGACAGGGGCAGAGGCAGAAGCAGAGACAGGGGCAGAAACAGTAGCTACAAATTTCCAAAAGATCCATGTTTCAGCTAA